One Rosa chinensis cultivar Old Blush chromosome 5, RchiOBHm-V2, whole genome shotgun sequence genomic region harbors:
- the LOC112202515 gene encoding zinc finger A20 and AN1 domain-containing stress-associated protein 8: MDHEDTGCQAAPEGPILCVNNCGFFGSAATMNMCSKCHKDLMMKQEQAKLAASSIGSIVNGTSSSHGKEPVAANPVDPKTISLNSTITFRSEYDSPSPFTFGSSETAVAKPGPESFTFGSGQNGEPKPEGPKRCTTCNKRVGLTGFNCRCGDLFCAVHRYSDKHDCPYDYRTAGRDAIAKANPVVKAEKLDKI; encoded by the coding sequence ATGGACCACGAGGACACTGGATGTCAAGCTGCCCCTGAAGGTCCTATATTGTGTGTAAACAATTGTGGGTTCTTTGGAAGTGCAGCTACTATGAATATGTGTTCCAAGTGCCATAAGGATTTGATGATGAAACAGGAGCAGGCTAAGCTTGCTGCATCATCAATTGGAAGTATTGTCAATGGAACCTCAAGCAGCCACGGGAAGGAACCTGTTGCTGCTAATCCAGTGGACCCAAAAACTATCTCTTTGAACTCGACCATTACATTTAGGTCAGAGTACGACTCTCCTTCCCCCTTTACTTTTGGGTCATCGGAGACTGCTGTGGCAAAGCCTGGCCCAGAATCATTTACTTTTGGGTCTGGGCAAAATGGTGAGCCGAAGCCAGAGGGCCCAAAGCGCTGCACTACCTGCAACAAGCGGGTGGGTTTAACAGGATTCAATTGTCGCTGTGGTGACCTTTTCTGTGCAGTACATCGTTATTCAGACAAACATGACTGCCCCTATGATTATCGTACTGCTGGTCGTGATGCCATTGCTAAAGCCAATCCTGTTGTCAAAGCTGAGAAGCTtgataaaatataa
- the LOC112202516 gene encoding protein slowmo homolog: MVKAYAQEYTYKHPWERVTSASWKKFADPENKRTLSHILEVDTLNHKLDTSSGKLYTTRAITVNAPGPWFIRRIIRQDVCHCVESTVVDAKARSMQLSTHNISLEKFIEVEEKIRYDPHPDNPKGWTICRQETSIRIKPLSALASMAEKVEQKCAEKFVQNSAKGREVMERICKYLEAESRGISA, encoded by the coding sequence ATGGTGAAAGCTTATGCCCAGGAGTACACATACAAGCACCCATGGGAACGGGTGACATCTGCATCTTGGAAAAAATTTGCTGACCCTGAAAATAAACGCACATTGTCTCATATCCTTGAAGTTGACACTCTCAACCACAAGCTGGATACTAGTTCTGGAAAGCTTTACACCACGCGTGCTATCACTGTCAATGCCCCAGGACCATGGTTTATTCGCAGAATTATTCGACAGGATGTCTGTCATTGTGTTGAATCAACAGTTGTGGATGCAAAAGCACGATCAATGCAACTCAGCACCCACAATAtcagtctggaaaagttcattGAAGTGGAGGAGAAGATCAGATATGATCCTCACCCAGACAATCCTAAAGGGTGGACAATCTGCCGACAAGAGACTAGTATTCGGATCAAGCCGTTATCAGCATTGGCATCAATGGCAGAAAAGGTTGAGCAGAAGTGTGCTGAGAAGTTTGTGCAGAACAGTGCCAAGGGTAGGGAGGTTATGGAGAGAATATGCAAGTATCTTGAAGCAGAATCGAGGGGGATATCTGCCTGA
- the LOC112202514 gene encoding AP2-like ethylene-responsive transcription factor PLT2 produces the protein MGSMNSNNWLSFPLSPANSSLPSQLHPSHSHQFSLGLVSDSMDNPFQNHEWNMINTQGSSEVPKVADFLGVGKSDNQSDLVAYNEINANESVTDYIFPNINNAIVPVQNSVVGTSSNYDFQENSNSLQSLTLSMGSGKGSSTCETSADNTSTTTVEAPPRRALDTFGQRTSIYRGVTRHRWTGRYEAHLWDNSCRREGQSRKGRQVYLGGYDKEEKAARAYDLAALKYWGTSTTTNFPISNYEKEVEEMKNCTRQEFVASIRRKSSGFSRGASMYRGVTRHHQHGRWQARIGRVAGNKDLYLGTFSTEEEAAEAYDIAAIKFRGLNAVTNFDMSRYDVKSILESNTLPIGGGAAKRLKEAQALETSRKREEMIALGSTFQYAAGSSSSASSAARNLQAYSLMQQQPQSAYDQTLLSLQNHDISQYTHHDPSAYQNYIQTQIQLQQQSSNSYNIHQQSQSPHQYYNTYLQSTHPALLQGLMDMGTASTTVMDNSAGGYLGHNGLGMASNSTTTNGVGSAEELALVKVDYDMPSGGYGSWSGGSVQGSNPGVFTMWND, from the exons atgggCTCCATGAATTCAAACAACTGGCTCTCATTTCCTCTTTCTCCTGCTAATTCTTCTTTACCATCACAACTTCACCCATCTCACTCTCATCAATTCTCGCTAGGGTTAGTCAGTGACAGTATGGATAATCCTTTCCAAAACCACG AGTGGAATATGATTAATACCCAAGGGAGCAGCGAAGTTCCGAAGGTAGCTGATTTTCTCGGTGTGGGCAAATCTGACAACCAGTCAGATCTTGTGGCCTACAATGAGATTAATGCTAATGAGTCCGTCACCGATTACATTTTTCCGAACATCAATAATGCTATAGTCCCAGTGCAAAACTCTGTAGTTGGTACATCCAGCAACTACGATTTCCAGGAAAACTCCAATAGCCTGCAATCTTTGACTCTTTCCATGGGCAGTGGCAAAGGTTCTTCGACATGTGAAACCAGTGCCGATAATACTAGTACTACTACTGTTGAAGCTCCCCCAAGAAGGGCTCTGGACACATTTGGACAAAGGACCTCTATTTATCGTGGTGTAACAAG GCATAGATGGACCGGCAGATATGAAGCTCATCTATGGGATAATAGTTGTAGAAGGGAGGGCCAATCAAGGAAGGGCCGGCAAG TCTACTTGG GTGGGTATGACAAGGAAGAGAAAGCTGCTAGGGCATATGACTTGGCTGCACTAAAGTACTGGGGAACATCCACCACTACGAATTTTCCA ATTAGTAACTACGAGaaggaggtggaggagatgaagaACTGTACAAGACAGGAATTTGTGGCCTCCATTAGAAG GAAAAGTAGTGGCTTTTCAAGAGGAGCATCCATGTATCGTGGAGTTACAAG GCATCATCAGCACGGCCGATGGCAGGCAAGGATAGGCAGGGTTGCCGGAAACAAAGACCTTTACCTGGGAACTTTCA GTACTGAGGAAGAGGCAGCTGAAGCTTATGACATAGCAGCGATAAAGTTCCGAGGCCTGAACGCCGTCACCAACTTCGACATGAGTCGATACGACGTGAAGAGCATTCTTGAGAGCAACACTCTCCCCATCGGGGGCGGCGCTGCAAAGCGGCTGAAAGaggctcaagctttggaaacatCTAGAAAACGTGAAGAAATGATAGCTCTGGGCTCCACCTTCCAATATGCAGCTGGAAGCAGCTCATCAGCGAGCTCAGCTGCTCGTAATTTACAGGCATACTCTTTGATGCAGCAGCAACCACAGTCAGCATATGATCAGACTCTACTTTCTCTACAAAACCATGACATATCTCAGTACACCCACCATGATCCCTCTGCTTACCAAAACTACATCCAAACCCAGATTCAGTTGCAACAGCAATCTAGTAATTCTTATAACATTCACCAGCAAAGCCAAAGCCCTCATCAGTATTACAACACCTACTTGCAGAGTACTCATCCTGCTTTGCTTCAAGGCCTGATGGACATGGGGACTGCATCTACTACTGTCATGGATAATAGTGCTGGAGGGTATTTAGGGCATAATGGACTCGGGATGGCTTCCAATTCAACGACCACAAATGGGGTCGGATCGGCCGAAGAACTTGCCCTTGTTAAGGTTGATTACGAcatgccatctggagggtaTGGCAGCTGGTCCGGCGGCTCCGTTCAGGGATCAAATCCCGGTGTTTTCACAATGTGGAATGACTGA